The proteins below are encoded in one region of Betaproteobacteria bacterium:
- the lptB gene encoding LPS export ABC transporter ATP-binding protein, with protein MNMPISKLSAHNLKKRYKARTVVEDVSFEVKSGEVVGLLGPNGAGKTTCFYMIVGLVAADGGEVYIDDNKLTHLPMHSRARLGLSYLPQEASVFRKLNVEENVRAILELLDLPEAELNDRLEGLLGELHVSHVRHVNAAALSGGERRRVEIARALATNPRFILLDEPFAGVDPIAVLEIQKIIRFLKDRGIGVLITDHNVRETLGICDHAYIINAGNVLAAGRPDEIVDNESVRKVYLGEHFKL; from the coding sequence ATGAACATGCCGATATCCAAACTCTCGGCGCATAACCTCAAGAAGCGTTACAAGGCGCGGACCGTCGTCGAAGACGTCTCTTTCGAGGTCAAGTCTGGCGAAGTGGTTGGCTTGCTCGGCCCCAATGGTGCAGGCAAGACCACATGTTTTTACATGATTGTCGGTCTGGTCGCAGCCGATGGCGGCGAAGTCTATATCGACGACAACAAATTGACCCATCTGCCCATGCATAGCCGGGCACGGCTTGGATTGTCCTATCTTCCTCAGGAAGCCTCGGTATTTCGCAAGCTGAATGTCGAAGAAAACGTCCGCGCCATTCTAGAACTGCTTGATTTGCCCGAGGCCGAATTGAACGACCGCCTCGAGGGCCTGCTTGGCGAACTGCACGTCAGTCACGTTCGTCACGTCAATGCAGCAGCACTTTCCGGTGGTGAGCGTCGGCGGGTAGAAATTGCCCGGGCATTGGCTACCAATCCCCGTTTTATCCTGCTTGATGAGCCTTTTGCCGGTGTCGATCCGATTGCGGTGCTCGAAATCCAGAAAATCATTCGCTTTCTCAAGGACCGCGGGATAGGTGTCTTGATCACTGATCACAATGTTCGAGAAACGCTCGGTATTTGCGATCATGCGTACATTATCAACGCTGGAAATGTACTGGCTGCTGGACGGCCGGATGAAATCGTTGATAATGAAAGCGTACG
- the recX gene encoding recombination regulator RecX produces the protein MPDLRVRALQLLTRRDYSRAGLQAKLAIYAESAEELAVVLDTLQAERLLSDCRYATQRVVVRARRYGNARLRQDLRQQGVSDDDIATALPEAGDETERCRAIWARKFGRPPESAEERAKQIRFLQYRGFSGDSIRRVMCGVNE, from the coding sequence ATGCCTGATCTGCGCGTCCGTGCCCTGCAATTGCTCACCCGGCGTGATTACAGCCGGGCGGGCCTCCAGGCCAAGCTGGCCATATATGCGGAATCCGCAGAAGAGCTCGCGGTAGTTCTTGATACCTTGCAAGCTGAACGATTGCTGTCAGACTGTCGCTACGCCACGCAACGGGTCGTCGTGAGGGCACGCCGCTACGGCAACGCCCGCCTTCGTCAGGATCTGCGACAGCAGGGCGTCAGCGATGACGACATCGCAACGGCCTTGCCCGAGGCGGGCGATGAGACAGAGCGTTGCCGTGCTATTTGGGCGCGAAAGTTCGGTCGACCGCCGGAATCCGCCGAGGAACGTGCCAAACAGATTCGGTTCCTGCAATATCGGGGTTTTTCCGGCGATTCCATTCGTCGGGTGATGTGCGGAGTGAACGAATGA
- the recA gene encoding recombinase RecA, with translation MDDNKAKALAAALQQIEKQFGKGSIMKMGDAEIDEGIQVVSTGSLGLDIALGVGGLPRGRVVEIYGPESSGKTTLCLQVVAEMQKLGGVAAFIDAEHALDPQYAQKLGVSVGDLLISQPDTGEQALEIADMLVRSGSVDIIVIDSVAALTPRAEIEGEMGDQMVGLHARLMSQALRKLTANIKKTNTLVIFINQIRMKIGVMFGSPETTTGGNALKFYASVRLDIRRIGAIKKGDEVIGSETKVKVVKNKVAPPFREAIFDILYGEGISRQGEVVEMGVAHKLVEKSGAWYSYKGEKIGQGKDNSREFLKSHPEIAQEIEAKIRESASTTVIKPTKAAAADA, from the coding sequence ATGGACGACAACAAGGCAAAGGCGCTGGCAGCAGCGCTGCAACAGATTGAAAAGCAATTCGGCAAGGGCTCCATCATGAAGATGGGCGATGCCGAAATCGACGAAGGCATCCAGGTGGTTTCCACCGGTTCGCTCGGTCTGGACATTGCCCTTGGCGTTGGTGGCCTGCCGCGTGGCCGCGTAGTCGAAATATACGGCCCGGAATCGTCTGGCAAGACGACACTCTGCCTGCAAGTCGTTGCCGAAATGCAAAAGCTCGGTGGTGTTGCTGCCTTCATCGACGCTGAACACGCACTCGATCCGCAATACGCCCAGAAACTTGGTGTCAGCGTCGGTGATCTGCTGATTTCGCAACCGGACACCGGCGAACAGGCCCTGGAAATCGCCGACATGCTGGTTCGTTCCGGCTCGGTCGACATCATTGTTATCGACTCGGTCGCCGCCCTCACCCCGCGCGCTGAAATCGAGGGCGAAATGGGTGACCAGATGGTTGGCCTCCACGCTCGCCTGATGAGCCAGGCCCTGCGCAAGCTGACTGCCAATATCAAGAAAACCAATACGCTGGTTATCTTCATCAATCAGATCCGCATGAAGATCGGTGTCATGTTTGGTTCGCCGGAAACCACGACCGGTGGCAATGCACTCAAGTTCTATGCATCCGTTCGCCTCGATATTCGCCGTATTGGCGCGATCAAGAAAGGCGACGAAGTCATCGGCAGCGAAACCAAGGTCAAGGTCGTCAAGAACAAGGTTGCCCCACCCTTCCGCGAAGCGATCTTTGACATTCTCTACGGCGAGGGAATTTCTCGTCAGGGCGAGGTGGTCGAAATGGGTGTGGCTCACAAGCTGGTTGAAAAATCCGGTGCCTGGTATTCCTACAAGGGCGAAAAAATCGGTCAGGGCAAAGACAATTCCCGTGAATTTTTGAAGTCGCATCCTGAAATCGCTCAGGAGATCGAAGCAAAGATTCGCGAATCTGCAAGCACCACTGTCATCAAGCCGACCAAGGCAGCTGCCGCGGATGCCTGA
- a CDS encoding RNA pseudouridine synthase, with translation MLSVYLPPPDNGLAVIHADTEIIVVDKPSGLLSVPGRGAGMDDCLATRVQARFPDALIAHRLDMSTSGLLVLARGAEMHRQLSRFFRDRQIDKRYLAIVHGLMAVDNGEVDLPLICDWPNRPRQKVDFEIGKPSQTRFRVISRDPLANTTRVELEPITGRSHQLRVHMASLGHPILGDDLYGGAATERAERLLLHAMDLGLFHPLTAVAMQFHSDAPF, from the coding sequence ATTTTGAGTGTTTATTTGCCGCCCCCTGACAATGGCCTGGCTGTCATTCATGCCGACACCGAAATAATCGTCGTCGACAAACCGTCCGGTTTGCTTTCCGTCCCGGGTCGCGGGGCAGGGATGGACGACTGCCTGGCGACGCGCGTTCAAGCCAGGTTTCCGGATGCGCTGATCGCCCATCGTCTCGACATGTCCACCTCCGGCTTGCTGGTTCTGGCCCGTGGTGCGGAAATGCATCGGCAGCTTTCCAGATTTTTTCGTGATCGCCAGATCGACAAGCGTTACCTCGCTATCGTCCACGGGTTGATGGCCGTCGATAATGGCGAAGTCGACCTGCCGCTGATCTGCGACTGGCCAAATCGCCCCAGACAGAAGGTCGACTTCGAAATTGGGAAGCCGTCGCAGACGCGTTTTCGCGTCATTAGCCGCGATCCGCTGGCCAATACGACACGCGTCGAGCTGGAGCCCATCACCGGTCGCTCGCACCAGCTTCGCGTCCATATGGCCTCCCTCGGCCATCCGATTCTCGGTGACGATCTCTACGGCGGTGCGGCCACTGAACGTGCCGAACGACTGCTGCTGCATGCTATGGATTTAGGCCTTTTCCACCCGTTGACCGCAGTAGCCATGCAATTTCACAGCGACGCACCGTTTTGA
- a CDS encoding VanZ family protein, producing MPHHDRGPILLSRYLALAWSGLVVYASLHPFSGWRDTGVSPFAFLEGGWPRYWTVFDLIANVAVYLPLGFFLTLALSTLPGRFTGLILAILLAGGVSFSMESLQTWLPSRVPSNLDLACNSLGGLLGALWAKSVGPRVFARVAALEHQLIAPIPHAELGLTLLGLWLLVPLSPETLLFGAGDLRQIFGLTGAVPFATESFILIEASITAFNVVAIGLIVRMLCAKLLFAYLIVPLFLLLCLSISTVAAAILVSPADALAWLTPGAQLGLIVGSLILGIAIALPATPRLMIAVLALITGTVLVNMAPHNPYSAAALAVWRQGHFLNFNGLTRLVASLWPFLTLPFLLLTTRRA from the coding sequence ATGCCTCATCACGATCGTGGCCCCATCCTGCTTTCCCGCTACCTGGCGCTCGCCTGGTCGGGCTTGGTCGTCTACGCCAGCCTGCATCCGTTTTCCGGCTGGCGCGATACCGGCGTCTCGCCCTTCGCATTTCTCGAAGGCGGCTGGCCGCGTTACTGGACGGTATTCGACCTTATCGCCAACGTCGCCGTCTATCTGCCGCTGGGCTTTTTCTTGACGTTGGCCTTGAGCACCCTGCCGGGTCGTTTTACCGGCCTGATACTGGCGATACTGCTCGCCGGTGGCGTCAGTTTCAGCATGGAAAGCCTGCAGACCTGGCTGCCATCCCGCGTTCCCTCCAATCTCGACCTTGCCTGCAACAGTCTGGGTGGGCTGCTCGGGGCGCTATGGGCAAAATCGGTCGGACCACGCGTCTTCGCCCGAGTCGCCGCGCTCGAACATCAACTGATCGCCCCCATCCCGCACGCCGAACTCGGCCTGACATTGCTTGGCTTGTGGCTGCTTGTTCCGCTGTCACCGGAAACGCTGCTCTTCGGCGCTGGCGATTTGCGGCAAATTTTCGGGTTGACCGGCGCGGTCCCCTTTGCCACCGAAAGTTTCATCCTCATCGAGGCCAGTATCACGGCCTTCAATGTCGTCGCCATCGGCCTGATCGTTCGCATGCTGTGCGCCAAGTTGCTCTTTGCCTACCTGATCGTTCCGCTTTTCCTGCTGCTCTGCCTGAGCATCTCCACCGTCGCCGCAGCCATACTGGTCAGCCCCGCCGACGCCCTGGCCTGGCTGACGCCAGGCGCCCAGCTTGGCCTGATCGTAGGCAGCCTCATCCTTGGCATCGCCATCGCCTTGCCAGCCACGCCGCGCTTGATGATCGCCGTTCTTGCGCTGATTACCGGTACAGTGTTGGTCAACATGGCACCGCACAACCCCTATTCGGCCGCCGCACTGGCCGTCTGGCGACAGGGGCACTTTCTGAATTTCAACGGCCTGACCCGACTGGTGGCTAGCCTATGGCCTTTCCTGACCCTGCCATTTCTTTTGCTGACCACGCGCCGGGCATAG
- a CDS encoding cation-transporting P-type ATPase — MAFPDPAISFADHAPGIAWHADSAEAAARRLTVDSATGLNEDEAAVRLAEHGPNCLTEVPGMPAWRRFAAQLTEPLVLVLIASGVITSALGEIVDASVIFGVVFINAMIGYWQEAKAEGALAALARSVATPVTVRRDGHRKHLDASQLVPGDIVLLNAGDRIPADLRLILQHEMLTDDSMLTGESQPAYKQAGPLPADTLLADRLNMAYAGTTVVAGQGCGLVIATGDATETGRIADLIATAPNMVTPLTRKMDTFSRWLLWAIGGLALLTVAVGLLRGETAFDMFIAAVALAIGAIPEGLPAAVTVTLAIGVARMAKRRAIIRHLPAVETLGSTTVICSDKTGTLTENAMTVRALWSSGQDYVLGGHGYTPDGAISVDGVAASLDEPARECLIAGALCNDASLRHEHGQWKITGDPTEAALIVAARKAELDEHALGTRFPRIDVLPFDACRQFMATAHRSDGDDVIYVKGALERLLPLCVNQLGAEGVTTPVDLSVIEKAAQTYAEQGMRVLLLARKNFDFGQNFRLTAESIETLTLIGIVGMIDPPRKAATAAIRNCHSAGIRVKMITGDHAVTALAIARQIGLNAERALTGRELATLDDAALAEAAHSVDVFARVEPEQKLRLVRALQARGEVVAMTGDGVNDAPALKQADIGVAMGLGGTEVAKEAAAMVLTDDNFASIEAAVEEGRGVWDNLVKFITWTLPTNFGEGLVIVAAILFGVTLPITPLQILWINMTTAVLLGLPLAFEPIERGIMQRAPRRLDMPVLDAGLIRRIVLVSLLLLAGSFGLFLRALEQGHTLAEARTVSLNVFVMVEAAYLFNCRSLTQGFWKQGLFSNPWIWVGVGITLGLQMLLTYLPIMNRLFQTAPIGINEWVEISVVAVLCSLVVAAEKWLSRRQAGTT, encoded by the coding sequence ATGGCCTTTCCTGACCCTGCCATTTCTTTTGCTGACCACGCGCCGGGCATAGCCTGGCATGCCGATTCTGCCGAAGCGGCCGCCCGACGACTGACCGTCGACAGCGCCACCGGGCTGAATGAAGACGAAGCAGCCGTCAGACTGGCCGAACACGGCCCGAACTGCCTGACCGAAGTTCCCGGTATGCCCGCCTGGCGACGCTTTGCCGCCCAACTGACGGAACCGCTCGTACTCGTCCTGATTGCCTCCGGCGTGATCACCAGCGCCCTGGGGGAAATAGTCGATGCCAGCGTAATATTTGGCGTCGTATTCATCAACGCCATGATCGGCTACTGGCAGGAAGCCAAGGCCGAAGGGGCGCTGGCGGCTCTGGCGCGGAGCGTCGCGACGCCAGTGACCGTGCGTCGCGACGGGCATCGAAAGCACCTGGATGCGTCACAACTGGTCCCCGGCGACATCGTTCTGCTCAACGCCGGCGACCGCATTCCGGCTGATCTGCGACTGATCCTGCAGCATGAAATGCTTACGGACGATTCGATGCTCACCGGCGAATCGCAACCGGCGTACAAGCAGGCCGGCCCGCTACCGGCCGATACCTTGCTGGCCGACCGGCTCAACATGGCCTACGCGGGCACGACCGTCGTCGCCGGGCAGGGCTGCGGATTGGTGATCGCCACGGGCGATGCCACCGAAACCGGGCGCATTGCCGACCTGATAGCCACAGCGCCCAACATGGTGACGCCGCTGACGCGCAAGATGGACACCTTCTCCCGGTGGCTGTTGTGGGCCATCGGCGGGCTGGCGCTGCTGACGGTTGCCGTCGGACTGCTGCGTGGCGAAACGGCCTTCGACATGTTCATTGCCGCCGTGGCGCTGGCCATTGGTGCCATTCCGGAAGGCCTGCCGGCCGCTGTCACCGTCACGCTTGCCATAGGCGTCGCACGCATGGCGAAGCGGCGTGCCATCATCCGCCACCTGCCGGCGGTTGAAACGCTGGGCAGCACGACCGTCATCTGCTCGGACAAAACGGGCACGCTGACCGAAAACGCGATGACCGTTCGTGCCCTGTGGAGCAGCGGCCAGGACTATGTGCTGGGTGGTCACGGCTACACCCCCGACGGCGCCATCAGCGTGGACGGCGTCGCTGCCAGCCTCGATGAACCGGCCCGTGAATGCCTGATCGCCGGGGCGCTCTGCAATGATGCTTCACTGCGTCATGAGCACGGTCAATGGAAGATCACCGGTGACCCCACCGAAGCGGCGCTGATCGTAGCCGCCCGCAAGGCTGAACTGGATGAACATGCGCTGGGAACGCGCTTCCCGCGTATCGATGTCCTGCCCTTTGACGCCTGCCGGCAATTCATGGCCACGGCCCATCGCAGTGATGGCGATGACGTCATCTACGTCAAAGGCGCGCTCGAACGATTGCTGCCTCTGTGCGTCAATCAACTGGGTGCAGAGGGTGTCACGACGCCCGTCGACCTCAGCGTCATCGAAAAAGCAGCGCAAACCTATGCCGAGCAAGGCATGCGCGTGCTGCTGCTGGCGCGCAAAAATTTCGATTTTGGGCAAAATTTTCGGTTGACCGCGGAAAGCATTGAAACACTGACCCTGATCGGCATCGTCGGCATGATCGACCCGCCGCGCAAGGCAGCGACGGCTGCCATCCGCAACTGCCATTCGGCCGGCATCAGGGTCAAGATGATCACCGGCGACCACGCCGTCACGGCGCTGGCCATCGCCCGCCAGATCGGCCTGAACGCCGAGCGCGCCCTGACTGGCCGCGAACTGGCCACGCTCGACGATGCTGCATTGGCCGAGGCTGCCCACAGCGTCGACGTCTTTGCCCGCGTTGAACCGGAACAAAAATTGCGCCTCGTCCGCGCCCTGCAGGCCCGCGGCGAAGTCGTGGCGATGACCGGCGACGGGGTCAACGACGCCCCCGCACTCAAGCAGGCCGACATCGGCGTGGCCATGGGCCTCGGCGGCACTGAAGTCGCCAAGGAAGCCGCAGCGATGGTGCTCACCGACGACAACTTCGCCAGCATCGAGGCAGCGGTCGAGGAGGGCAGGGGCGTCTGGGACAACCTGGTCAAATTCATCACCTGGACGCTGCCGACCAATTTCGGCGAAGGTCTGGTCATCGTTGCCGCCATCCTGTTCGGCGTCACGCTGCCGATCACCCCGCTGCAGATCCTGTGGATCAACATGACCACCGCCGTGCTCCTCGGCCTGCCGCTGGCCTTCGAACCGATCGAGCGCGGCATCATGCAACGGGCGCCACGCCGGCTCGACATGCCGGTTCTCGACGCCGGCCTGATCCGGCGCATTGTGCTGGTTTCGCTGCTGCTGCTGGCCGGCTCGTTCGGCCTTTTCCTGCGCGCACTGGAGCAGGGGCACACCCTGGCCGAAGCACGCACCGTATCCCTCAACGTCTTCGTCATGGTCGAAGCGGCATACCTGTTCAACTGCCGTTCGCTGACTCAGGGATTCTGGAAGCAGGGCTTGTTTTCCAACCCGTGGATATGGGTTGGCGTCGGCATCACGCTTGGTCTGCAAATGTTGCTGACCTACCTGCCAATCATGAACCGCCTGTTCCAGACTGCGCCGATCGGCATCAATGAATGGGTAGAGATTTCAGTAGTCGCCGTGCTGTGTTCGCTGGTGGTCGCAGCCGAGAAATGGCTCTCCCGACGCCAGGCGGGAACGACCTGA
- a CDS encoding sigma-70 family RNA polymerase sigma factor, translating to MTAPCLMTAWSACEAELLGYLRHRVGHIEDAEEILQEVFIKAMRQGDQFCGVDHPRAWLFQVARNALADRLRVAREHVSLPDDLAAPLLDEALPVDALSQCLPRVLSELSETDRQAIMFCDIDGQSQQALAEYLGLSLSGAKSRLQRARLHLRQKMEKGCQVRYDESGAVCSFTPRPPLSGQ from the coding sequence ATGACCGCGCCCTGCCTGATGACCGCCTGGTCCGCCTGCGAAGCCGAGTTGCTCGGCTACCTGCGGCATCGCGTTGGGCACATCGAGGATGCCGAAGAAATTCTTCAGGAGGTCTTCATCAAGGCCATGCGTCAGGGCGACCAGTTTTGCGGTGTCGACCATCCGCGTGCCTGGCTATTTCAGGTAGCACGCAACGCCCTGGCGGATCGCTTGCGGGTAGCGCGCGAGCATGTTTCCCTGCCGGATGATCTGGCAGCGCCGCTGCTCGATGAAGCATTGCCAGTGGATGCACTCAGCCAGTGCCTGCCACGAGTCCTCTCCGAACTTTCAGAGACTGATCGTCAGGCCATCATGTTTTGCGATATCGATGGACAGTCACAACAGGCACTGGCCGAATACCTGGGTCTGTCGCTGTCCGGCGCCAAATCCCGCCTGCAACGGGCGCGCCTGCATCTGCGCCAGAAAATGGAAAAGGGCTGCCAGGTTCGTTACGACGAATCAGGGGCCGTTTGCAGCTTTACGCCTCGCCCACCGTTGTCTGGCCAATGA
- a CDS encoding cation transporter, with the protein MGLLLNEHQHEAAHTHLATGKTLLIALALTIGYSVIELVAGWRSGSLALLADAGHMVTDGAALGISALAAWLAARPPSRKHTYGLGRAELLAALVNAVSMLVVVFMIATEAWHRLQSPGSVDGATVSLVAVIGLLINLVVAWVLSRGERNLNIRAALLHVTGDALGSVAAIVAGAVIWFTGWTPIDPLLSILIGGLILASSMRLLREAVHATLDGVPFSMNIEQIGLSLAKVAGVSEVHDLHVWPIAAERLAISAHVRVENIADWARILDDLTAVAGKLDINHVTFQPENVAPAQPITLVRK; encoded by the coding sequence TTGGGGCTCCTCTTGAACGAACATCAGCACGAAGCAGCGCATACCCACCTGGCGACGGGCAAAACCCTGTTGATTGCCTTGGCGCTGACGATTGGCTATTCGGTCATCGAACTGGTTGCCGGCTGGCGTTCGGGTTCACTGGCCTTGCTGGCCGATGCCGGACACATGGTGACCGATGGCGCCGCGCTCGGCATTTCTGCCCTGGCCGCTTGGCTGGCAGCACGTCCGCCCAGCCGAAAGCACACCTACGGCCTCGGCCGGGCCGAACTGCTGGCCGCGTTGGTCAATGCGGTGTCGATGCTCGTCGTGGTCTTCATGATTGCGACTGAGGCGTGGCATCGGCTGCAAAGCCCGGGCAGTGTCGATGGCGCCACGGTCAGCCTGGTCGCGGTGATCGGTTTGCTGATCAATCTCGTCGTAGCCTGGGTCCTTTCCCGTGGCGAGCGCAACCTCAATATTCGTGCAGCGCTACTCCATGTGACGGGTGATGCACTCGGATCGGTCGCCGCCATTGTGGCCGGCGCCGTGATCTGGTTCACCGGCTGGACACCCATTGACCCGTTGCTGTCCATCCTGATCGGCGGCCTGATTCTCGCCTCCAGCATGCGCCTGTTGCGCGAGGCCGTGCATGCGACGCTGGATGGCGTGCCGTTCTCGATGAATATTGAGCAAATTGGCCTGTCGCTGGCCAAGGTGGCGGGTGTAAGCGAGGTGCATGATTTGCACGTCTGGCCTATCGCCGCCGAACGTCTGGCCATCTCGGCGCATGTGCGGGTCGAAAACATCGCCGACTGGGCCCGGATACTGGATGACCTGACAGCAGTGGCCGGCAAACTTGATATCAACCATGTCACCTTTCAGCCGGAGAACGTGGCGCCTGCACAACCAATCACTTTGGTCAGAAAGTGA
- a CDS encoding permease, whose protein sequence is MTAVPVETSDRNKLIQWLIGISVATVAWLFAYSQLTAFADWIVEILGLTRQTRFGEAVHFFFYDSPKVVLLLTGIVFVMGIIQTFFSPERTRAMLSGKREGVGNVLAASLGIVTPFCSCSAVPLFIGFLSAGVPLGVTFSFLISAPMVNEVALVLLFGMFGWKVAALYLGLGLFVAIISGLIIGKLKMERFLEDWVQKILGEQAAHHSDEQPSWVERFEAGGAHVKEIVGKVWPYILAGIALGAGIHGYVPEDFMASFMGKDVWWAVPAAVLLGVPMYTNAAGVIPIVEALIGKGAAMGTVLAFMMSVIALSAPEMIILRKALKPTLIATFAGVVAAGILLVGYVFNWVL, encoded by the coding sequence ATGACCGCCGTTCCTGTCGAAACATCTGATCGCAACAAACTGATCCAGTGGCTGATCGGCATCTCTGTGGCGACCGTCGCCTGGTTGTTTGCCTATAGCCAGCTCACGGCTTTTGCTGACTGGATCGTTGAGATTCTCGGGCTAACGCGGCAGACGCGCTTTGGCGAGGCCGTCCATTTCTTCTTCTACGACAGCCCGAAAGTGGTCTTGCTGCTCACCGGCATCGTTTTCGTCATGGGCATCATCCAGACCTTCTTTTCGCCGGAGCGAACACGGGCAATGCTGTCCGGCAAACGCGAGGGCGTTGGCAATGTGCTAGCCGCTTCGCTAGGCATCGTCACGCCTTTCTGCTCGTGCTCGGCCGTGCCACTGTTCATTGGCTTTCTGTCCGCCGGCGTGCCGCTCGGCGTGACTTTCTCATTCCTGATTTCAGCGCCCATGGTCAATGAAGTCGCGCTGGTGCTACTGTTTGGCATGTTCGGCTGGAAGGTGGCCGCGCTCTATCTGGGTCTGGGCCTGTTCGTCGCCATCATTTCCGGACTGATCATCGGCAAGCTGAAGATGGAACGCTTTCTCGAAGACTGGGTGCAGAAAATACTCGGCGAGCAGGCTGCGCATCATTCGGATGAACAACCATCCTGGGTCGAGCGTTTTGAAGCCGGTGGCGCCCATGTCAAAGAAATCGTCGGCAAGGTATGGCCCTACATTTTGGCCGGTATTGCGCTGGGTGCGGGCATCCACGGTTACGTGCCGGAAGACTTCATGGCCTCCTTCATGGGCAAGGATGTGTGGTGGGCCGTACCGGCCGCCGTGTTGCTCGGCGTGCCGATGTACACCAACGCGGCCGGCGTCATTCCGATTGTCGAGGCGCTGATCGGCAAGGGCGCGGCGATGGGTACCGTACTCGCCTTCATGATGAGCGTGATCGCCCTCTCGGCGCCGGAAATGATCATCCTGCGCAAGGCGCTCAAGCCGACCCTGATCGCGACCTTTGCCGGGGTCGTGGCAGCCGGCATCCTGCTCGTTGGCTATGTTTTCAACTGGGTGCTGTAG
- a CDS encoding thioredoxin family protein → MKNIKVLGTGCANCRNTIALVEAVAKEKGVEVTLEKVEDMAAIIGCGVMSTPGVVIDGAVVHAGGVPSRSKVESWF, encoded by the coding sequence ATGAAAAACATCAAGGTTCTCGGTACAGGCTGCGCCAACTGTCGCAACACGATTGCCCTGGTCGAAGCGGTCGCCAAGGAAAAGGGCGTCGAAGTGACGCTGGAAAAAGTCGAGGATATGGCCGCCATCATCGGCTGCGGCGTGATGTCTACGCCCGGCGTAGTCATCGACGGCGCCGTCGTTCATGCCGGCGGCGTGCCATCGCGGAGCAAGGTTGAGAGCTGGTTCTGA
- a CDS encoding NAD(P)H-dependent oxidoreductase subunit E encodes MSHFKHHVFFCCNQRDPGEGCCNALGATEMQTYAKDRIAKLKMKGEGKVRINKAGCMDRCDQGPVMVVYPEAVWYTYVDKEDVEEIIQEHLIKGRIVERLKI; translated from the coding sequence ATGAGCCACTTCAAACACCACGTCTTTTTCTGCTGCAACCAGCGCGATCCGGGCGAAGGCTGTTGCAACGCCCTCGGCGCTACCGAAATGCAAACCTACGCCAAGGACCGCATCGCCAAGTTGAAGATGAAAGGCGAGGGCAAGGTACGCATTAACAAGGCCGGCTGCATGGACCGCTGCGATCAAGGTCCGGTCATGGTCGTCTATCCCGAAGCCGTCTGGTACACCTATGTAGACAAGGAAGACGTCGAGGAAATCATTCAGGAACATTTGATCAAAGGCCGCATCGTGGAGCGTCTGAAAATATGA
- a CDS encoding alpha/beta hydrolase, producing MKVVEEKIVVDGPVGKIDVIMERPDAPRGIALIAHPHPIGGGANTNKVAYTLAKTFISLGYAAFRPNFRGVGGTEGIHDEGVGETDDLLAVLEDAKCRCGNLPVALAGFSFGAYCQTRVGKRLAEANHPAQRLVLVGTAAGHVEGTRQYDTEAVPHDTIVIHGSADETVPLANVFEWALPNDLPVVVVPGADHFFHRRLHLIRDIVTRAWRH from the coding sequence ATGAAAGTCGTCGAAGAGAAAATCGTCGTTGATGGCCCGGTCGGCAAGATCGACGTCATCATGGAGCGCCCGGATGCCCCCAGGGGCATCGCGCTGATCGCCCACCCGCACCCGATCGGTGGCGGCGCCAATACCAACAAGGTCGCCTACACGCTGGCCAAGACCTTCATCAGTCTGGGCTACGCCGCCTTCCGCCCGAATTTCCGTGGCGTTGGCGGCACGGAAGGCATCCATGACGAAGGCGTCGGCGAAACCGACGACCTGCTTGCCGTGCTAGAAGATGCCAAGTGCCGCTGCGGCAATCTGCCCGTCGCGCTGGCCGGCTTCTCCTTTGGCGCCTACTGCCAGACCCGCGTCGGCAAGCGCCTGGCCGAAGCCAACCACCCGGCCCAGCGCCTCGTGCTGGTCGGCACCGCCGCCGGCCACGTCGAAGGCACGCGCCAGTACGACACCGAAGCCGTGCCGCACGACACCATCGTCATTCACGGCTCGGCCGACGAAACGGTGCCGCTGGCCAACGTCTTCGAATGGGCGCTGCCGAACGACCTGCCGGTCGTCGTCGTGCCCGGCGCCGATCACTTTTTCCACCGTCGCCTGCACCTGATCCGCGACATCGTGACGCGCGCATGGCGACACTGA